A single region of the Schizosaccharomyces osmophilus chromosome 3, complete sequence genome encodes:
- the mph1 gene encoding dual specificity protein kinase Mph1 yields MSNRDPLVNNIADLVSDSSFDEESLSFLEDSEDQDLSLKNDTFSSKSTHSDGTVISDHLHRRSSDANTAEKAFQARPKESEPFIIASHGTLPNKEVKSPAIQPIRSHEHVVTPMPAQNSTRMQSMETQDTDSMSKTHNKTPGSLSVSRWRRIGRIGLGPPKRAEYTLSSDVKIPSGMKPINHNIEDDYENDVEMKSSENSTTSPFALPSQTPNFLPDIQAASLPNAQDVPMRAEVNPANFEESLFVKPRLKELASDNSSTMKAPSVPLQENHYVHQQQQLHGPPPKMNSLVDQSHINGVPKFLQDVATVANLPFIKLGIVGKGGSSTVFRIYSPENGRLYALKEVSFLQADFSTVQGYKNEIALLRKLSGNDRIVKLYAAEANNSIGQLNMVMEYGETDLARLLNKYATKPINLNFIRMYWEQMLQAVQIVHEQNIVHSDLKPANFLLVEGSLKLIDFGIAKAIGNDTTNIHRDSHIGTINYMAPEALTDMNANTDLGVKLVKLGRPSDVWSLGCILYQMVYGRAPFAHLKMIQAIAAIPDERHQIQFPEIAVPPSANYETPHNVHPHGVVVGPDLMDVMKRCLQRDQKKRLTIPELLMHPFLNPVPSFPSHNPQRSSFSSPDSNTYSKLTTAMSASQLSMIIERSIELSKRKSLPKELIDNMAYDCISNLQKMPR; encoded by the coding sequence ATGTCTAACCGTGATCCACTTGTGAACAATATTGCGGACTTAGTTTCAGACTCCTCGTTTGACGAAGAATCGCTTTCATTTCTTGAGGATTCAGAGGATCAGGACCTTTCACTTAAGAATGACACATTCTCATCAAAAAGCACACATTCTGATGGGACAGTCATCAGCGATCATTTGCATAGAAGGTCCAGTGATGCAAACACAGCAGAAAAAGCCTTTCAGGCTCGCCCTAAGGAATCAGAACCTTTTATTATAGCTTCGCATGGAACACTTCCTAATAAAGAGGTAAAATCTCCTGCTATCCAACCCATTCGTTCACATGAGCACGTAGTTACCCCTATGCCCGCTCAAAACTCCACGCGTATGCAATCAATGGAAACACAAGATACCGATTCTATGTCAAAAACACACAACAAGACTCCCGGGTCGCTTTCGGTCTCCCGTTGGCGTCGAATTGGCCGGATAGGTTTGGGACCACCAAAACGCGCTGAGTACACGCTATCCTCGGATGTTAAGATTCCCTCAGGAATGAAACCTATAAATCATAACATTGAAGATGACTACGAAAATGATGTTGAAATGAAATCCTCTGAGAATTCAACTACTTCACCATTTGCGCTTCCTTCTCAAACGCCTAATTTCCTACCTGATATCCAAGCAGCCTCACTACCTAATGCACAGGATGTTCCTATGCGTGCTGAGGTTAACCCTGctaattttgaagaatctttATTTGTAAAGCCGCGCTTGAAGGAACTTGCATCTGATAATAGCTCGACAATGAAAGCGCCTTCTGTGCCTTTGCAGGAAAATCATTATGTTCATCAGCAACAGCAATTACATGGCCCTCctccaaaaatgaattccCTGGTTGATCAGTCTCACATCAATGGCGTTCCTAAATTTCTCCAGGATGTAGCGACGGTTGCTAACTTGCCCTTTATTAAGTTAGGCATAGTGGGTAAAGGTGGCAGTAGCACAGTGTTTCGAATATATTCACCCGAAAATGGTCGGCTATATGCTCTTAAGGAAGTTAGCTTTTTACAAGCTGATTTTTCGACTGTTCAGGGTtacaaaaacgaaattgcTCTCTTAAGAAAGTTATCGGGGAATGATCGGATAGTAAAATTGTATGCTGCCGAAGCAAACAATTCTATTGGGCAATTAAATATGGTAATGGAATACGGGGAGACTGACCTGGCTAGGCTCCTTAATAAATATGCAACGAAGCCAATTAATCTTAATTTTATACGGATGTACTGGGAACAAATGCTGCAGGCTGTCCAAATCGTCCATGAGCAAAATATTGTTCATTCAGACCTGAAACCAGctaattttcttttggttgaAGGAAGTCTAAAACTTATCGATTTCGGAATTGCAAAAGCGATAGGGAATGATACTACCAACATTCATCGAGATTCGCATATCGGAACTATCAATTATATGGCACCAGAAGCGTTGACTGACATGAATGCAAATACAGATCTAGGCGTGAAATTAGTAAAGCTGGGAAGGCCGAGTGACGTTTGGAGCTTGGGCTGTATTCTTTATCAAATGGTGTATGGAAGAGCGCCCTTTGCtcatttaaaaatgatacAAGCAATAGCAGCAATTCCTGACGAGCGCCATCAAATACAATTCCCTGAAATTGCCGTCCCTCCATCCGCAAACTATGAAACTCCTCATAATGTGCATCCACATGGGGTGGTAGTTGGACCCGACCTAATGGACGTTATGAAACGATGTTTGCAACGAGAccagaaaaaaaggttaACAATTCCGGAACTACTAATGCATCCGTTCTTAAACCCTGTCCCTTCTTTCCCTTCACACAATCCGCAACGgagttccttttcttcgCCTGATTCCAATACTTATTCAAAGCTTACGACGGCAATGTCAGCCTCTCAGCTGTCCATGATTATCGAAAGATCTATAGAACTTAGCAAACGAAAGTCTTTACCCAAGGAACTCATCGATAACATGGCGTACGATTGTATAAGTAATCTGCAAAAGATGCCTCGCTAG
- the pof13 gene encoding F-box protein Pof13, whose translation MASSSFYDKELEYATRSLTGLSIQKHEGPVEISQGISQRFLTNRDIWSLIVNYLDIFNLYRLMHVNRHFYHWLQKCRLEECRFTDASPTELPYQRTITVANDDLWTYEKQIYGRPSILRPQIQDPFVCTMLEKFQGLNIIVLDGTGIKISTVAYILSNIPSLRTLSIRWCQGVSVLDLLELFQTVTKNRVLSLENFHVMGIDGLELQKPLMPDGTEDDRLTSAWHDRLVVFQNALDQISTTHGRPINTDAHRCPLNACKIADHESEIADLYMLKVLPPCLYCSEKWSKPLCRYCIDLRRCMVCGAFVCPSCLSLDFDLQMQAFARQHRVISTLTDLYPERNDTCYHKTKWRQLSPRSLVFQFQEQNHIHHRRIRRNLIQSGWSWPSGIEEILAEGHSSR comes from the coding sequence ATggcatcttcttctttttacgaCAAAGAACTGGAATATGCAACGAGGAGTTTGACAGGTCTTTCTATACAGAAACATGAGGGACCAGTCGAGATAAGTCAAGGAATCTCCCAAAGGTTTCTCACAAATCGAGATATTTGGTCTCTGATTGTGAACTATCTTGAcatttttaatttgtacAGACTTATGCACGTCAATCGACACTTTTATCATTGGCTTCAAAAATGTCGTCTGGAGGAATGTCGATTCACTGATGCAAGTCCTACCGAATTGCCCTATCAAAGAACCATTACCGTTGCAAATGATGATTTGTGGActtatgaaaaacaaatatacgGAAGACCCTCTATCTTACGGCCACAAATCCAGGATCCCTTTGTATGCACTATGCttgaaaagtttcaagGACTAAACATTATTGTGTTGGATGGGACCGGTATAAAAATTTCCACAGTCGCTTATATTTTATCAAATATACCTTCCCTTCGGACGCTTAGTATACGTTGGTGTCAAGGGGTTTCAGTATTAGACCTTCTTGAACTTTTCCAAACTGTAACAAAAAACAGAGTTCTCTCGCTTGAAAACTTTCATGTTATGGGTATTGATGGTCTAGAATTACAAAAACCTCTAATGCCAGACGGTACAGAAGACGATCGGTTGACCAGCGCCTGGCACGATCGCTTAGTTGTATTTCAAAATGCATTAGATCAAATCAGCACAACGCATGGACGCCCTATAAATACCGATGCTCATCGATGCCCTTTAAATGCATGTAAAATAGCAGATCACGAAAGTGAGATTGCAGATTTGTACATGCTCAAAGTACTTCCTCCTTGTTTATATTGCTCAGAAAAATGGAGCAAACCACTTTGTCGTTATTGCATTGACCTAAGACGGTGTATGGTTTGTGGTGCCTTCGTCTGCCCTTCGTGCTTGTCTTTGGATTTTGATTTACAAATGCAAGCATTTGCCCGTCAACATCGTGTCATTTCTACTTTAACCGATCTGTATCCTGAGCGTAATGATACTTGCTATCACAAAACCAAATGGCGTCAGTTGAGTCCAAGATCTCttgttttccaatttcAGGAGCAGAATCATATTCATCACCGTAGAATTCGTCGAAATCTTATTCAAAGTGGATGGTCTTGGCCATCGGGGATTGAAGAAATACTTGCTGAAGGACATTCCAGTCGGtaa